AAGAAGCTTTGCTTGCCTGCAACCTGTGTCGGAAGGCGACCCCGGCCCCAGATCCCTTCGATCCGCAGCTGACCTGACACGCAAGCCTATATATCGATCATGGCCCCCTGCATACGTGGACAGTGTGTCACGCAAGTTAAGGCTAAGCTAGCTAGCTGTACTTAGAACATCTCCAGCAGTCCTTCGATTCCCAATCCAACTATCATATTGGGAGAGTTGATAAAAAAATAGTGCTCCAGCAGTCTCTCTGAACCTTTCCCTTTTCCCATTAGTTATTGGGTAACCCAATAATTCACCTCAACTCTCCATAAATAAAGAGGGAGTTGTGATTCTCCCAATAAAATTATTTGACTGGTACGAGATTATTGGGAGACTGCAAAAGTAACTCCTCCAATAATCATAAAGTTTCTATTGGAATGTCTCCCAATACCAGTTATTAGTAAATGATTATTGGAACACTGTTAGAGATGCTCTTACTATGTTCCTGGTCACAGTTAGTACGTACGTAGTTTCCCTGCCAATTGCCAACAAATCGCGCGCGcccatggagatgatgatgcaTCATTTATCGATGGATCGATCGTCGCTGACAAAGCAGTTAATTAGCAGCGGCCGGCATGGCCATCCATGCATGGACCCTCAGCTCGCTCTGCGATGCGAACAGGAACAGCAACACAAgagtggcgcgcggcggcggatcggagCACGTCTCCGATCCTATGACAGCGGTCGAGAGGCGGAGCCGACGTGGATCGAATCGGGACCGAGTGGAGTGGAAGTCGAACTAGCAGGCGAGGCAGCCGTCCGGGCTGCCGGCCGGCGACACGCATACACTTACTACTGACATTTGGCAGGCACTAGTTATATAATTACGTTGCAGGGAAGGCTCTTTGTTTTGTCAGTCGACAGTTGATTATCAGGGGCAGACAGAGAATCCACTGAGGAGTTGTTTCAGAAGATGCTGCGGGCTTCTCCAGCAATGCCAAGGATCGGACGACGAAAACCCTAACACGGTCGTGTGTGTCATACATGGGCTTTGTTTGGTTTCGCAAGGATTTTAGTGAGCACGTTTTCCGAAAAGAAAATCTCGCAtgtatggtgtactaaataaAGCCTAtctgcaaaatttttttagggacgggtgtaatttttcgcgacgaatctaatgacggtaattaatcgatgattagatacagtgatgctacagtaactatcctctaatcgcgcggtcaaagacctcattagattattCAAGGTCATTAGCGCGGgtgttctgaagttggttttgtaaactggatttgtttgacaccgtaattagcggtcaaaataaCACGGggacaaaaccaaacaaggccatgggCTTGCCGCTTGCACGTGTAGTAGTAGCACCAGTGTAGATGACCACGCAGGAGTTTCAGAAAATACTAAATCAATTATTGCAGATGACCACGACGACCTGTAATGTAAATAAAAGACAGCTAAAAACTAACTGCTGCCACTCCTGTTTATTTGTCGTTGATGCGTCAGTCTCCACCAGGTGTAAGCAACATAACCAAGCAATTAAGCAAGCTTCCAATAGGAGTAATGCCTTTTGGCACAGCTGAGCCCTGATCGATCGGCGTGCAGTGCAGACGACGGCGACCACGGCGCTGCCGGCCGCCACATACGGAAGAAGAGGCCCCCGGTGAACTTCTCGAGCCAATTCCTTCAATGCCATTAAAATTTTAGCCAATTCTTTAAATGTTattgaccccacatgtcatagacACAAAAAAAATATCTTCAATGCCATTCAGTGGCATTCAAAGAATTGGCGAAAATTTCAATGGCATTTAGGGAATTGATTCGAACTTCTCGGACGGGCACGGCACGGCGCGATAATGGCCGGGTTGCGTATCCCGCGGCGCACTCCTCGCCTCGCCATCGCCagcggatggatggatggatggatgcgcCCGGGGAATTGgacggatggatggatggacagCGAGAGTGGGAGACCAAGACGACGGGTGGAGGAAAACCACCGGGGTCAGATGTCATCATAATTTCATCTCAGCCTGTGTTGATtcgtaaaatggtggtaaaaagaGTCACACCGAACACTGTACCTACCGCCATCAAATcggtttatttatttatttatttacttgcGTTGCGTTAGCGATTTCTTCTTCGGGCAAGCAAGCAACCAACTGTGATACCTTTGGGCCCAACTTTCTAGATGGTTTGAGCCCACGGTTAggcttccctttcctttgccgccCACTCGACATCGACGGCCCATATTTACGGAGAGCCCATGAACTGGGTTGGATTTTCAAAAGCCCACGACTTGATCACGACACACACACCCCGCACGCACTGAAAATTGACCCTCTCCAATGATGGCGCTGGGAAAAAGCAAAGCACCCCCCACGCCTCAAAAGCTTCGTCGCGCCCTgtttgggccgtgtttggttaatgtgatgaaaattttttcacaacaagaTAAATGTAGGCGCGGAGACGGAGAGtactaaacaaaatttatttgtcaaaactttttcacagataggtgtaatttttcgagacgaatttaatgggccaagttccaccatgactggctacagtgatgctacagtaaccatgtcTAGCCATCCCCCaatcgtacggtcaaagacctcattagctaCAGTACTGCTACGCTTACCATAGTTATGGAGTTTTtttaattagacttcatttaataccccTATTTAGTGATCAAAGGGGCAAAAAGTTTTTAGGGGGCAACCAAACACAGATGGGTGTAACTCGCGCTGCAAAAAAGAATCTTGTatgcatgaaatactaaataaagtttatttgcaaaaaaaattcacagATGGGTGTAGCTATTCGCGATGAatttaatgacgataattaatagatgattggctacaataatgctacagtaaccaacctctaatcgtgcggccaaaaatctcattagattcatctcgcaaagtAGTGCAGgaattgtggagttagttttgtaatttgactttatttagtacttctaattattagtcaaattttatactACGTATGCTACTGCCCAAACCAAACAGAAGCACAAAAACCAATCCTGCTGCACAGACACAGTAGCTCCAATGGAGAAGAGCGTCACGAGTTGGCAGCCGCGCACAAGGCGCCAGTGGAGGGTACACCCAGCCGGCCAGTGACTACTAGCTCCCGGGTGCAGCACTCGTTCCTGATCTGATCCGTGACTGCTTCGCTCGACTCGGATGCTGCTAGTGCCAACAAAATGCCAGCTTCAGCTAGCCGAGCCTCGTCAGTCGTCTGAGCACGCCAACCGATAACTGTTTCCCTATAGCTTAGCGGCATCCCTCCAGCTGGCCCTGCTGTTCTTGATGCTGTTTGCTGGAGTAAACAACTGCCGACATCCATGGCATCTTCTTCTCTTTACAATCCCACGACACCAGCAGCTGAGCACTCAGCCCGTGAGTGCACCAACCAACCACACTCCGATCCACAGGCGCAGAGCATCCATCCTCCATGCCGTCTGCTTCACAAAAGCAGAGCCATCGAATTTATCCCAAGCAAAGCTAGTTCCTCAGCAATCATCACGCCTGCATTTCCATTCTCCTCCTTTTAATTTCAACGaggactgtttttttttttgtcttttttgCGTTACGCGGCACACATCTGGTAGTTCCGATCGTGGTCAAAGCAGTTAAAAATTGCAAAATACTACTAACCCAGTGCAGTTATATATCGTGATGAGCAGTAAAACCGGTAGTACCTTTTCCGGGTCTATAAATACTAGCTAGGCGCCTTCCTTCCTTAAACAAGCAATAATCGAGGTCAGCAAAGTTGCGTAGcttccccggccggccggttgCGCTCCGACAGATGGCATCCAAGGCCGTCCTCCTCTTTGCGGCCGCCGTggtcgcggcggcgtgcgcgctcgGCACCTCGGAGGCGAGGCTCGGCAAGCTGGGCCGGCTCGTCATCACCGGCGTCGTGCCCTGCAACACCGGCAGCCTCATCGACATCGCCACCTCGCCCGCGTTCCCGAGTACGTCGTCGAGCTCAACAGATCACTCCTGGAGCTAGCATGCAGTAGCTTCTCGATCGATCGGCTCACGCCATGGATCGGACGTCCTGTTTCTTCCGATCCTGTTCATCACCTGTTGCTGCAGACGCGGACGTGGAGCTGCGGTGCGCGGGCAAGGTTGTGGCCGGCGCGACCACCAACACCAACGGGACCTTCGCCATGGAGCTGGACATGACGAGCGCGCTGGCGGCGTTCATCGGCGGGTGCACGCTGGTGGTGGACACGCCGCTCATCAAGTGCAACGCCGACCTCACCGACGTCGGGAGCCTCGTCTCCCACCTGCAGGGCCCGCTCACGCGCCTGCTCGGCGGCATCTTCCACCTCTTCCCCGCCGGATTCTCGTTCCACTCCCGGCGAGATTGATGAGGACGATGCTAGCTAGCTGGATCGTCGATCTCAGCGTGCATGCATCTCACATGTCAAGTTCTCTCGTCTCGTCTGTAATAGTTGCATGCTGTACTTGTACTCTACAGTGGATAATGGTGATCTCTGTAAGTCAAAAGGTTGTTCCTTGTTGTGGGAGATGCAAAGGTTTCTAGGTACACATATATACTACGCAAGATTACTAGTATATCATCAAGTAGCAACCAAACTACAGTAAATAGTTGGGACAGATGTCACACTATATATTACTATTACTATACCACATATAATTTAAGAAGCTTATTGGCAGCAGCAGTCCTGCTACCTACTATTAACCGCATGTTTTTGGACATTCTCTCTGCAAAGTACTCCAATTACTTCCTCTGTTAATCTCCTTTTCGCAAACGGTAGGCTACTAGAAATTCGCTGTTAATTTCCAATTACTTCCTGCTACTAGTTGGGACAGTTGTCACACTATTAATTCGCTGGATCAACTACACAGAGAGAGCCCTCCTTAACTCGTAAATCTGGATACTAGAAATCGTAGGAAGCCAGGAAGGTTCAAGTTCTGAACCTTTTTGTATCATCTTCTGCATGACTAGCGTCAATACTGTTGGTCAGCATTCTTTCTGAAGATAAACCTGCCCACGGCATGTATCATCGTTGTTGATCCATTTTTCTCCAACCTTCCCATTCTTGAATTTGAATAATCTTATCTAGCATAGTAAACAAGGATATTTAGCTGACGATGATGTATTGTTGCTTGGTTGGAAGAGAATATCTTATTACGCATTTAGTAAAGCGGCACTTGCTAGTGGTTTAAGCACCAGCATGTGTTGAGTTAGCCTTTTAGCTGACACTAGGATTTTTTTCTACCGAACGAATCGTGACCGGTGCACTGTAAACAAAGAGACCCTTTCGTTCTTGCTTTTTTAATAAAGACGGGAAAGAACGTAAAGccgagaaagaagaagaaagaaatagCACCCCCAAAAAGTTTAGTGTGGCATGCGCCCATACCTAACAGCAGCACTGCTTTTCATCATTTCACTTTCGACATCACTTTGCTGACTGACTAAATAAAACCTCTGAATTGAAGCTAACATCTGAATTTAGTTACCATGCATGATGCAAAAAGATACAATTTGCCAAATAAAAGATAAGAGAAAAGGAACCAGAAACAACAGCAATAGCGATTCGCATTGGTTCAGTAATCACAGTGGTTAGCTATTCATCCTCCACATTTGCAGTCAGCCAGTCACTCCCCAGCACCACCCTTTTAATTTGCCGTCAGAAATGCAGAAACACAATACAATAAGTTCATGGATATCCCACTAATCGGGCCAGTAGCATCTAAAATCAGGAGATCAAATCAGACTCTGCCTTGAAGCTACCATATAAACACGCATGCACACTCTTAACTGAAGAACCAATATACAGCTCGAACCGAAGTTCGCCACCGTACCCTCAGGTACGCGCAGTGAGACTGAACAGTGACAGCTGGCGCACAACCGCTTCTCCAGTCATACCCATGGCCATGGCGTCGAAAACGGTCCTCCTGCTGGGGATCGTGGTCGCCGTAGCGAGCGTGCTCGCGTCTGGCGCGCCGCCTGTCCAGCCGCCGCGTATCCAAGCCGACGTCGTCGTGATGGGCTTCGTGCCCTGCAACAATGGCACGTCCATGAGAACGGGCTCTGCTCCAGGGTTCGCAGGTAGCCAACCGTTCACTTGCTTTTGGATTGGCGCCCGATCGATTTGCTTTTGGATTGCCATGGCGTGTGCAGGCGCGGTGGTGCAGCTGCGGTGCACGGACGACGGCGCCGTCCTGCTGGCGGCGAACGCGACGACGGACGGCAAGGGGAGGTTCCGCATGGCGGTGAACACGACGGTGGCGCCGTCGAGCGTGGCCGGCCACTGCGAGCTCGTGGTGGGCACCCCGCTGGCCTCCTGCAACGCGACGCTCCCAACGTCCGGGACGCTCCGCTCCGGCCTCCGGCTCCTCGTCAGCATGGTCTTCTTCCCTCGGGGCTTCTCCTACGTTGCGCCGTCTGTTTAGTTTAAGTAAAATGCGTTCATCTCCATTTGCTCCATCACTATAAAAGTTCCCACGAATTATGGAGGTAATTTGGAGCTAGTTTCATCCGACTTAACTAATGAAAGTGACGAGAATGTCCAATAAGAGAAAAATGCGGACCCCTTACTACCGTAGTGCGAAATAAGGAGGGAAAAACATTTCCCAATCCCTACTAAGGAAAAGAATTAAGTTACCTTTGTATATTAAATAAGAAATTATCTTTTTGTTTCCAcctttttttcgcgaccgtgccttaGCACTTTTTTCattgagagggagaagagagaggttTCGTACAAAGTTAGTCCTATTACATGCTTATCATTTGGCGACCGTGAAAACTACAAACAGCAGCTACAAACACATTTAGGTGCCTAAAGCGAGCTAGAAGCCATGAGATCGCTTCCTCCTCCAGACTTGCCAAGAGCTCCGGGACAGTCTTGGACTTGTAATCAAACGTTCTTCTATTGCGCTCGTTCCAGAGCATCCAAGAGGTGAGGATAACCAAGGAGTCGAAACACATCCGCTCAGCTTTAGCTATACTCTTGCGGGCCGTCGTCCACCAGTCGGCGAGATCAAGACATTGACCATTTGGAGCAAGTTCGTGCCAGTTCAGCATAAGTAGCGTCCTATTAAGTAGCAAATGTGTGATTGCTTCCGACTCCTGGGCGCAAAGTGCACACGAGTCATCATCTTGTAGATTGTGCCTCTTCCGTCTCTCGGCCGTCCAGCAAAAAAGCAGTGATCAGCCAAATGAAGAATTTGCATTTCCCTGGCGCACGTGTTTTCCTTAGACACCGGGCTCCATAGATTTCCGTTTGCCCAATGAAGAAAGCCCGGTATGCAGAAGTAGTAAAAAACAGTGATCAGCCGTCCATTTCCAAATGAACTTGTCAGGCGTATCTGACTGTAGGTGCACATTTCTAGTTGCCTCCCATATCATGAGGAAATCCAAAATAACCTGCACAGTTAGGGCCCCGGAGATATGCTGTACCCAGGCGTCATTAGCGAGCCCTTGAGCGACCGTTCTCCCTTTCCTGATTCTAGGTCCGATCGAACTGAACAAACAAGGAGCTAGATCTTGAATACCTTTGCCCTGCAACCACTTGTCCAGCCAGAATAGCGCCTTCTGCCCATTGCCAATTTCCACAGACACTGAGGCATTGACATGTCGATGACCACGCTCTCAGTGACATCTGGTAATCTTGCCCAGGGCCTGGCAGCATCAGTCTTCTTGAACCAGAGCCAACGCATCCTCAAGGCGTAACCAAATAAATTTAGGTCCATTATACCGAGGCCTCCAAGTTCAGCCTGGCCAAGCAAGTTTTTGTTTCCACCTCGAGCGCAAGGTATGAGACCTACGTCGAAATGAGCAATCGAAAATATGTAAAGCATGCTCATGCAGTCATGCTACATTAGTACAcagtaataataataaataccaGACAATATCCAGATATTGGGCCTAATCAACATGCATATCGTGGTGGGTGGGCTGGGCCATTTCTCTTGCG
This portion of the Panicum virgatum strain AP13 chromosome 2N, P.virgatum_v5, whole genome shotgun sequence genome encodes:
- the LOC120662161 gene encoding phylloplanin-like gives rise to the protein MASKAVLLFAAAVVAAACALGTSEARLGKLGRLVITGVVPCNTGSLIDIATSPAFPNADVELRCAGKVVAGATTNTNGTFAMELDMTSALAAFIGGCTLVVDTPLIKCNADLTDVGSLVSHLQGPLTRLLGGIFHLFPAGFSFHSRRD
- the LOC120662162 gene encoding phylloplanin-like, which encodes MAMASKTVLLLGIVVAVASVLASGAPPVQPPRIQADVVVMGFVPCNNGTSMRTGSAPGFAGAVVQLRCTDDGAVLLAANATTDGKGRFRMAVNTTVAPSSVAGHCELVVGTPLASCNATLPTSGTLRSGLRLLVSMVFFPRGFSYVAPSV